The following are encoded together in the Actinomycetota bacterium genome:
- the rpe gene encoding ribulose-phosphate 3-epimerase encodes MWRCAVSRWEVRDVGRIKLAPSILNADFRDLRRAISYIEGLADAVHLDVMDGNFVPNISFGPLVVRAVRELTEMPLDVHLMIAHPGEFVEDFARAGADWISFHAEVTRHPGEILGLLHNLGKRAGIVLNPQTPAERIFDHLELIDYVLVMTVMPGFGGQEIIPEALVKVEEIKREARRQGVSLEVEVDGGVKTGNLATVAEAGTDIVVVGSSIYAAPDPRAAAEDIRRALDDFSERRR; translated from the coding sequence ATGTGGCGCTGCGCCGTTTCGCGTTGGGAGGTGAGGGACGTGGGGAGGATTAAGCTCGCGCCCTCCATCCTGAACGCGGATTTCAGGGATCTCCGCCGCGCCATATCCTATATCGAAGGTCTGGCGGATGCCGTGCACCTGGACGTCATGGACGGCAACTTCGTGCCCAACATCAGCTTCGGCCCCCTGGTGGTGAGGGCGGTGAGGGAGCTCACGGAGATGCCGCTGGACGTGCATCTCATGATCGCCCACCCGGGGGAGTTCGTGGAGGATTTCGCGCGGGCGGGGGCGGACTGGATCTCCTTCCATGCCGAGGTGACCAGGCACCCCGGAGAGATCCTGGGACTACTCCACAACCTGGGAAAACGCGCGGGCATCGTGCTCAACCCCCAGACGCCGGCGGAGCGCATCTTCGACCACCTCGAATTGATCGATTACGTTCTGGTGATGACGGTCATGCCCGGTTTCGGGGGACAGGAGATCATCCCCGAGGCGCTGGTCAAGGTGGAGGAGATAAAGAGAGAGGCGCGGCGTCAGGGAGTGAGCCTGGAGGTGGAGGTGGACGGGGGCGTGAAGACCGGGAACCTGGCGACCGTCGCCGAGGCGGGCACGGATATCGTGGTGGTGGGGTCCTCCATCTACGCCGCTCCCGATCCCCGCGCGGCGGCGGAGGACATAAGGCGCGCGCTGGATGATTTTTCCGAGCGGCGCCGGTGA
- a CDS encoding CinA family nicotinamide mononucleotide deamidase-related protein, whose translation MREIKTCSLLAVGDELLDGRVEENNSTFIGEKLRSLGVEVVLRAVVGDDARSIKSALENALAVSDLLVVTGGLGPTDDDLTREAVAEALGLALRRDPSIEERLRGFFRAMGREMSPSNLKQADLVEGAEVLEARLGTAPGQWIEHAGKVVVLLPGVPHEMRDMVENELVGRVSARAPGERGGSVSLLVAARPESELGEEVKEALSGIEGVGASFRVADGRIEVKLTSREDLSLLAEAERRVRERLGGWVLAQGEETLEGNLGRELRARGLTLAVAESLTGGMLGERITSVPGSSDYFRGGIIAYDYRAKEELLGVDPDLLRSRGAVNEEVVAAMARGARERLGTDLGVAVSGVAGPGQGVESEPPGTVAFGLCDGEREFTWKYRLPGDRERVRRFAVTVALTVVLLYVRDGDVGHVR comes from the coding sequence ATGCGCGAGATTAAGACGTGTTCGCTCCTGGCGGTGGGAGACGAGCTCCTGGACGGCAGGGTCGAGGAAAACAACTCCACCTTCATCGGCGAGAAGCTGCGTTCCCTGGGCGTGGAGGTGGTGCTGCGCGCGGTGGTGGGAGACGACGCGCGCAGCATCAAGAGTGCCCTGGAGAACGCGCTGGCCGTCTCGGACCTCCTGGTGGTGACGGGCGGGCTGGGGCCCACGGACGACGACCTCACCAGGGAAGCGGTGGCCGAGGCCCTCGGGCTGGCCCTGCGACGGGACCCTTCCATCGAGGAGAGGTTAAGGGGGTTCTTCCGCGCCATGGGGAGGGAGATGTCGCCCAGCAACCTGAAACAGGCCGACCTGGTGGAGGGAGCGGAGGTCCTGGAAGCCAGGCTGGGCACCGCGCCGGGGCAGTGGATAGAACACGCGGGAAAAGTGGTGGTGCTCCTGCCCGGCGTGCCGCACGAGATGCGGGACATGGTGGAGAACGAGCTCGTGGGGCGCGTCTCCGCCCGCGCCCCGGGAGAGAGGGGGGGAAGCGTGTCATTGCTGGTGGCCGCCCGGCCCGAGTCCGAACTGGGGGAAGAGGTGAAGGAAGCCCTCTCCGGCATCGAGGGCGTGGGGGCATCATTCCGCGTGGCGGACGGCAGGATAGAGGTGAAGCTCACCTCGCGGGAAGACCTCTCCCTCCTGGCGGAGGCGGAGAGACGCGTCCGGGAGAGGCTGGGAGGCTGGGTGCTGGCCCAGGGCGAGGAGACCCTGGAGGGCAACCTGGGCAGGGAGTTGCGCGCGCGCGGGCTCACCCTCGCGGTGGCGGAGTCCCTGACCGGGGGCATGCTGGGGGAGAGGATCACCTCGGTACCCGGCAGTTCGGACTATTTTAGGGGAGGCATCATCGCCTACGATTACCGGGCCAAGGAAGAGCTGCTGGGGGTGGATCCCGATCTTCTGCGCTCCCGGGGCGCGGTGAACGAAGAGGTGGTTGCGGCCATGGCCCGCGGGGCCAGGGAGCGCCTGGGAACCGACCTGGGGGTCGCCGTGAGCGGGGTGGCGGGACCGGGGCAGGGGGTGGAGAGCGAGCCGCCGGGCACGGTGGCCTTCGGGCTTTGCGACGGGGAGAGGGAGTTCACCTGGAAATACCGGCTGCCGGGAGACCGCGAGAGGGTGAGGCGCTTCGCGGTGACCGTGGCCCTCACCGTGGTCCTCTTGTACGTGCGTGACGGGGACGTGGGGCATGTGCGCTGA
- the pgsA gene encoding CDP-diacylglycerol--glycerol-3-phosphate 3-phosphatidyltransferase has translation MAWSQEKRDENVPRRASNLNLPNALSVSRMLLAPVIAVYLRDDDRRRNAMAAAAVLAAAATDYLDGHLARKQGKETRLGQFLDPLADKVCLSTAFVMLAVRGRLAAWIPGLIIGREALMTLFRVYAGSRGSSVPASIWGKLKTNSQLLALLMVIMEREEEPYATLEKAAVALAVALTLYSGLDYMRKASRYLAEPGDARD, from the coding sequence ATGGCGTGGTCGCAGGAGAAAAGGGATGAGAACGTCCCGCGGCGGGCGAGCAACTTGAACCTCCCCAACGCTCTCAGCGTGTCGCGCATGCTGCTCGCCCCGGTGATCGCCGTCTACCTGAGAGACGACGACCGCAGGAGGAACGCCATGGCGGCGGCGGCGGTACTGGCGGCGGCGGCCACCGACTACCTCGACGGCCACCTGGCCCGGAAGCAGGGCAAGGAGACGAGGCTCGGCCAGTTCCTCGATCCCCTGGCGGACAAGGTCTGCCTGTCCACCGCCTTCGTGATGCTGGCGGTGCGCGGGAGGCTGGCGGCATGGATCCCCGGCCTGATCATCGGCAGGGAGGCCCTGATGACCCTCTTCCGCGTCTATGCGGGGAGCAGGGGATCGTCGGTGCCGGCGAGCATCTGGGGAAAGCTGAAGACCAACTCTCAGCTCCTGGCGCTGCTCATGGTGATCATGGAAAGGGAGGAGGAGCCGTACGCCACGCTGGAGAAGGCGGCGGTGGCGCTGGCGGTGGCGCTCACCCTGTACTCGGGTCTCGATTATATGCGCAAGGCGAGCAGGTACCTGGCGGAACCGGGAGATGCGCGAGATTAA
- the thpR gene encoding RNA 2',3'-cyclic phosphodiesterase translates to MCAERLRLFVAADIPREHRDSIACALEPLKEKVPGARWVKPDNLHLTVKFIGEYGEDGLERLSNEIEAAAGRCAPFVACLGRCGAFPSPGKARVLWVGMERGEEEAAVVARRLDARLERAGVRREGRGYRGHLTVARLKTPADCGAFLEELAARMKEAGGLAFEVEKLTLYRSILSPSGPTYVALRRFALGGEGRGED, encoded by the coding sequence ATGTGCGCTGAGAGGCTGCGGCTTTTCGTGGCGGCGGACATCCCGCGCGAGCACAGGGATTCCATCGCCTGCGCGCTGGAGCCCCTGAAGGAGAAGGTCCCGGGCGCGAGGTGGGTGAAGCCCGACAACCTTCACCTGACGGTGAAATTCATCGGGGAATACGGGGAGGACGGGCTGGAGCGCCTGTCGAACGAGATAGAGGCCGCCGCGGGCAGGTGCGCCCCCTTCGTGGCTTGCCTCGGGCGGTGCGGGGCCTTTCCCTCCCCGGGAAAGGCGCGGGTGCTGTGGGTGGGCATGGAGCGGGGAGAGGAGGAGGCTGCCGTAGTCGCCAGGAGACTGGACGCGAGGCTGGAGAGAGCGGGGGTGAGACGGGAGGGCAGAGGCTACCGGGGTCACCTCACGGTGGCCAGGCTCAAGACCCCGGCGGACTGCGGCGCGTTCCTGGAGGAGCTGGCGGCGAGGATGAAGGAGGCAGGCGGGCTGGCCTTCGAGGTGGAGAAACTGACCCTTTACCGCAGCATCCTGTCGCCGTCCGGTCCCACCTATGTGGCGCTGCGCCGTTTCGCGTTGGGAGGTGAGGGACGTGGGGAGGATTAA